In Helicobacter sp. 12S02232-10, the following proteins share a genomic window:
- a CDS encoding 3-deoxy-7-phosphoheptulonate synthase class II → MKEWSPRSWRDFSIKQHPVYPNIQELNAVETELRSYPPLVFAGEARNLQERLKEASVGKAFLLQGGDCAESFSQFNAINIRDMFKVIIQMGAILTFAGSCPIVKVGRLAGQFAKPRSCDTETIDGVELPSYRGDMINGMEFDAASRTPDPQRLLRAYHQSAATLNLIRAFAQGGLADLNEVHRWNLSFVKNNDFGKKYEELADRITQTLGFMKACGINTQNTPILKETEFYTSHEALVLNYEEQLVRQDSLSGQWYDCSAHMLWVGERTRGLNEAHLEFLRGVRNPVGVKIGPKATKEDILGICEILNPHNESGRLNLIVRMGADVIREKLPKLLRQIKSEGREILWSCDPMHGNTIKASSGYKTRMFDSVLSEVKSFFEIHQAEGSYAGGVHLEMTGQDVTECVGGSQAITEAGLCCNYNTQCDPRLNATQAIELAFLIADILKARNSNL, encoded by the coding sequence ATGAAAGAATGGAGTCCAAGGTCGTGGAGAGATTTTTCCATAAAGCAACACCCTGTTTATCCCAATATTCAAGAACTTAACGCGGTTGAAACTGAACTTAGGAGCTACCCCCCACTTGTTTTTGCCGGAGAGGCCAGAAATCTTCAAGAAAGGCTAAAAGAGGCTTCTGTAGGCAAAGCTTTTTTGCTTCAAGGCGGGGATTGTGCCGAATCATTTTCGCAATTTAATGCCATCAATATCCGAGATATGTTTAAAGTCATCATTCAAATGGGTGCAATTTTGACTTTTGCAGGCAGTTGTCCGATCGTTAAAGTCGGAAGATTGGCAGGTCAGTTTGCTAAACCGCGATCTTGTGATACTGAAACGATTGATGGGGTTGAGCTTCCAAGCTATCGTGGGGATATGATCAATGGAATGGAATTTGATGCTGCCAGTAGAACACCCGATCCTCAGAGGTTATTGCGTGCTTATCATCAAAGCGCTGCGACACTTAATTTAATCCGTGCTTTTGCACAAGGTGGTTTGGCAGATCTGAATGAAGTGCATCGATGGAATTTAAGCTTTGTCAAAAACAATGATTTTGGGAAAAAATACGAAGAATTAGCAGATCGCATTACCCAGACTTTAGGATTTATGAAAGCGTGTGGTATCAATACGCAAAATACCCCGATTTTAAAAGAAACCGAATTTTATACAAGTCACGAAGCATTGGTACTTAATTATGAAGAACAGCTTGTGCGCCAAGACAGCTTAAGTGGGCAATGGTATGATTGTTCTGCGCATATGCTTTGGGTAGGTGAGCGTACAAGGGGACTTAATGAGGCTCATTTGGAATTTTTGCGAGGGGTTAGAAATCCAGTAGGGGTAAAGATTGGTCCCAAAGCCACTAAAGAAGATATTTTAGGAATATGTGAAATTCTCAACCCGCATAACGAGTCGGGACGTTTAAATCTGATTGTGCGTATGGGGGCAGATGTGATCAGAGAAAAATTACCCAAGCTTTTAAGACAAATTAAATCTGAGGGCAGAGAAATTCTTTGGAGTTGTGATCCGATGCATGGAAATACGATAAAGGCAAGCTCGGGATATAAAACTAGAATGTTTGATAGTGTTTTAAGTGAGGTAAAAAGCTTTTTTGAAATTCATCAGGCTGAGGGTAGTTATGCAGGAGGTGTGCATTTGGAGATGACAGGTCAGGATGTTACTGAATGCGTAGGTGGCTCTCAAGCGATCACTGAAGCAGGGCTTTGCTGTAATTATAATACCCAATGCGATCCTAGATTGAATGCTACCCAAGCCATTGAATTAGCATTTTTGATCGCAGATATTCTCAAAGCTAGAAATTCTAATTTATGA
- a CDS encoding carbon starvation CstA family protein: MSKIFQVGFWALVAIVGAFCFGVLALNKGENINTIWLVLASVCIYVIGYRFYSKFIAYKVLGLDDNRATPAIVNNDGKDYVPTNKIVLFGHHFAAIAGAGPLVGPILAAQMGYLPSMIWILVGGVLAGAVHDFVVLFVSVRRNGKSLGEMIKGEMGRFTGAFAMLGIFGIMLIIIAILAMVVVKALAESPWGLFTIAMTIPIAILMGVYMRYIRPGKVGEASIVGFILLMIALYCGSYIAANPQMASLFTFDAPTLAMMMIAYGFIAAILPVWFLLAPRDYLSTFLKIGVILCMAVAIVFVAPPLQMPKLTQYLDGSGPVFAGSIFPFLFITIACGAISGFHALIASGTTPKMLERESDARVVGYGSMIMESVVAMMALIAACILHPGLYFVINSPALTIGADIVSAAHTVTSWGFQITPQEIASLTQNIGEQTILSRTGGAPTFAIGLALIMHQIIGGSEMMAFWYHFAILFEALFILTAVDAGTRTCRFMVQDILGNVYKPLGNTHSYFAGIVATAICVAGWGYFLYQGAIDPKGGIYSLWPLFGVSNQMLAGMALLLVTAILFKMGKGKYAWVNALPAAFVLVATLYAGIQKVMPASGDKVSDSVSHIATAQNLKAKLVNLSDPLEIATTKSAITNNIVNALLCIFFMFVTILVIISCLRICWYCWKYGNQGVYPPLKESPYIKAV; encoded by the coding sequence ATGAGTAAAATTTTTCAGGTCGGATTTTGGGCTTTAGTCGCTATTGTTGGAGCGTTTTGTTTTGGTGTTTTGGCACTCAATAAAGGGGAGAATATCAATACGATATGGCTTGTGCTTGCTAGTGTCTGCATCTATGTCATTGGCTATCGTTTTTACAGCAAGTTTATTGCTTATAAAGTGCTTGGGCTTGATGATAATCGTGCTACCCCCGCGATAGTTAATAATGATGGCAAGGACTATGTCCCTACGAATAAAATCGTTCTTTTTGGCCATCATTTTGCTGCTATTGCAGGAGCAGGACCGCTTGTCGGACCGATTTTGGCTGCACAGATGGGCTATCTCCCAAGTATGATATGGATTTTAGTCGGGGGCGTGTTAGCAGGAGCTGTTCACGACTTTGTTGTTTTGTTTGTTTCGGTTAGACGCAATGGAAAATCTTTGGGTGAAATGATAAAAGGAGAGATGGGGCGATTTACAGGAGCATTTGCAATGCTAGGGATTTTTGGCATTATGCTCATCATCATTGCGATTTTAGCAATGGTAGTGGTTAAAGCGTTAGCAGAAAGTCCTTGGGGACTTTTTACAATAGCAATGACAATCCCCATAGCCATTTTGATGGGGGTTTATATGCGTTATATTCGTCCAGGAAAAGTTGGAGAAGCTTCGATTGTCGGTTTTATTTTATTGATGATTGCCCTTTATTGTGGCAGTTATATTGCTGCTAATCCACAAATGGCAAGCTTATTTACTTTTGATGCACCGACTTTGGCAATGATGATGATCGCTTATGGTTTTATTGCTGCAATTTTGCCCGTATGGTTTTTGCTTGCTCCAAGGGATTATTTGAGTACTTTTTTGAAAATTGGGGTTATTTTATGTATGGCAGTCGCGATTGTCTTTGTAGCCCCACCATTGCAAATGCCCAAACTGACTCAATATCTTGATGGAAGCGGTCCTGTATTTGCTGGCAGTATTTTTCCGTTCTTGTTTATTACAATTGCTTGTGGGGCTATCAGCGGGTTTCACGCTTTAATCGCTTCAGGCACGACCCCCAAAATGCTTGAGAGAGAGTCTGATGCTAGAGTGGTTGGTTATGGTTCAATGATTATGGAATCTGTGGTTGCAATGATGGCTTTGATAGCTGCTTGTATTTTACATCCAGGTTTGTATTTTGTGATCAATTCTCCTGCGCTTACTATCGGAGCAGATATTGTTTCAGCAGCTCATACCGTAACAAGTTGGGGTTTTCAGATTACACCACAAGAAATTGCTTCATTGACTCAAAATATTGGCGAACAGACTATTTTGAGTAGAACCGGAGGAGCGCCAACATTTGCCATCGGCTTGGCTTTGATTATGCATCAAATTATTGGAGGTTCGGAAATGATGGCTTTTTGGTATCATTTTGCTATTTTGTTTGAAGCGCTTTTTATTTTGACTGCCGTGGATGCTGGCACAAGAACCTGTCGTTTTATGGTGCAAGATATTTTGGGGAATGTGTATAAGCCTTTGGGTAATACACATTCTTATTTTGCCGGTATTGTTGCCACTGCGATTTGTGTAGCAGGATGGGGATACTTTTTGTATCAGGGGGCTATTGATCCAAAAGGAGGGATTTATTCACTTTGGCCTCTTTTTGGGGTTAGTAATCAAATGCTTGCGGGGATGGCGCTTTTACTTGTTACTGCAATTTTGTTCAAGATGGGTAAAGGCAAATATGCGTGGGTGAATGCGTTGCCTGCTGCATTTGTACTTGTGGCAACGCTTTATGCAGGCATTCAAAAGGTGATGCCTGCAAGTGGAGATAAGGTGAGTGATAGCGTGAGCCACATTGCGACAGCTCAAAACCTGAAGGCTAAGTTAGTGAATTTGAGCGATCCACTTGAGATAGCAACCACAAAAAGTGCGATTACCAATAATATTGTCAATGCTCTTTTATGTATTTTCTTTATGTTTGTAACAATTCTTGTGATTATTTCTTGTCTTAGAATTTGCTGGTATTGTTGGAAATATGGAAATCAAGGAGTGTATCCTCCATTGAAAGAATCCCCTTATATAAAGGCTGTTTAA
- the kcuS gene encoding KCU-star family selenoprotein → MKWFARILNLYRRSDRFLYLLVGLPSYDKYLEHMQKNHPDKIPKTREEFFNEAQEARYNSGDTRKC, encoded by the coding sequence GTGAAATGGTTTGCAAGGATTTTAAATCTTTATCGACGTTCAGATAGATTTTTGTATCTTTTGGTCGGGCTTCCAAGCTATGATAAGTATTTGGAGCATATGCAAAAAAATCATCCCGATAAGATTCCTAAAACTCGAGAAGAATTTTTTAATGAGGCTCAAGAAGCTCGCTATAATAGCGGGGACACAAGAAAATGCTGA
- a CDS encoding phosphatidylglycerophosphatase A, with protein sequence MRELFLTLFYSGKSSVAPGTMGSLVALIIGLPILYFSSETIFLFAIFIGIIAIKQIDIYEKNGGIHDDKSIVIDELVGLWLAMGMVGFSLSGIIMAFLFFRLYDIWKPSIIGKIDREIKGGLGVVGDDALAGLLAGLSVLIILRILSFFQISPNWGLFQSFAQ encoded by the coding sequence ATGAGAGAATTATTTTTGACCCTTTTTTACAGCGGTAAATCTTCTGTTGCTCCAGGTACAATGGGAAGCTTAGTAGCGCTTATAATCGGACTCCCTATTTTATATTTTTCTTCAGAAACAATTTTTTTATTTGCTATATTTATTGGAATTATAGCCATCAAACAAATTGATATTTATGAAAAAAATGGTGGGATTCACGATGATAAAAGCATTGTCATCGATGAGCTTGTAGGTCTATGGCTAGCAATGGGAATGGTCGGATTTTCTTTAAGCGGGATTATTATGGCATTCTTATTTTTTCGCCTCTATGATATTTGGAAACCCTCAATTATCGGAAAAATTGATCGGGAAATAAAAGGAGGATTGGGAGTTGTGGGCGATGATGCGTTAGCAGGCCTACTTGCAGGGTTAAGCGTGCTGATTATTCTCCGGATATTATCTTTTTTTCAAATAAGTCCTAATTGGGGATTATTTCAATCTTTTGCTCAATAA
- a CDS encoding sulfate adenylyltransferase, producing the protein MALQEKNKIYIDKEALSALSLVQEGLLYPVITLMNQKEMEEVNKTGLYKNQSFPCPFLLSPSGKRNHEVLSRIKKGETLEIISEKKIVGEITAEEIYKIDKLQRLEKIMGGGDLSTQEADMTLQRLGEYAISGKYNVIFEDIKIAKKTLEQKINLLSAKKITGVMMSAKPFHRAHERMLREELDDCDLLVIFLLKPYKKDLMDYRLRKKCMQYIANNFLIKDKICIIPLDDTYLFAGQNKMILHAIVAKNYGCTKLIVGQNTPNLSIYYTGNVRHSVFDRLEGVNIETEIINEYVYCSLCKTIVSKSTCPHGHHYHTNYNAESILELLGLGILPPSILVREEISAMILSCFYPNRFSNLKKLYYDLVPSDGILNNKNEEEFYIQLMQLYQNSFQR; encoded by the coding sequence ATGGCATTGCAAGAAAAAAATAAAATCTATATTGACAAAGAAGCCCTTTCAGCACTCTCACTTGTCCAAGAAGGTCTTCTTTATCCCGTAATTACGCTGATGAACCAAAAAGAAATGGAAGAAGTCAATAAAACTGGGCTTTATAAAAATCAAAGTTTTCCTTGTCCATTTCTTTTAAGCCCTAGCGGTAAAAGAAACCACGAGGTTTTATCTAGAATAAAAAAAGGCGAAACGCTTGAAATTATAAGCGAAAAAAAAATAGTGGGGGAAATCACAGCAGAAGAAATCTATAAAATTGACAAACTCCAAAGGCTTGAAAAAATAATGGGAGGAGGTGATCTTTCTACTCAAGAGGCTGATATGACTCTCCAAAGGCTTGGAGAATATGCTATTAGTGGAAAATATAATGTGATTTTTGAAGACATCAAAATAGCCAAAAAAACTCTTGAACAAAAAATCAATCTTTTAAGTGCCAAAAAAATTACAGGGGTAATGATGAGTGCCAAGCCTTTTCACAGAGCTCACGAAAGAATGTTGCGCGAAGAATTAGATGATTGTGATCTGCTTGTTATCTTCCTTTTAAAGCCTTATAAAAAAGACCTTATGGATTATCGTTTAAGAAAAAAATGTATGCAATATATCGCCAATAACTTTCTCATCAAGGACAAAATCTGCATCATTCCCCTTGATGACACCTATCTTTTTGCAGGGCAAAACAAAATGATCCTTCATGCCATTGTTGCCAAAAATTATGGTTGTACCAAATTAATTGTCGGGCAAAATACGCCTAATCTCTCCATTTATTATACGGGTAATGTCAGGCATTCAGTATTTGATCGGCTTGAGGGTGTGAATATCGAAACAGAAATCATTAATGAATACGTTTATTGTTCTCTTTGCAAAACGATTGTAAGCAAATCGACTTGCCCCCACGGACACCATTACCATACCAACTATAATGCCGAGTCGATTTTAGAATTACTTGGACTTGGGATATTGCCCCCTTCTATTTTAGTTAGAGAGGAGATTTCAGCAATGATTCTTTCTTGTTTTTATCCCAATCGCTTTTCCAATCTCAAAAAACTTTATTATGATCTTGTCCCTTCAGATGGAATTTTAAATAACAAGAACGAAGAAGAATTTTATATCCAGCTGATGCAGTTGTATCAAAATTCATTCCAAAGATAA
- a CDS encoding response regulator — protein MDILIIENETYLAQSIASKLADVGHECHITSIIDHNLKNAYDVILISSGICGDHYEKFIRNNAKSIIIMMISYVSDDTVSKPIKAGAKDYILKPFMIDELIRKIEHYQNYKDIVTKINFYNSYFNFIEKELNTPTPFQYNPPFVIKSNSQRSADIYAMKYAREKNVYFEFFTLKDDRYKIFLRSNPPKSMIIYITNLEELKKQERKEFLEIALKYSMIISIVTTDKIAFPQVMDISNIPNNHEIGAEILSIKDYEKAIITKFEGRYPDIELAKKLGMSRKSLWEKRKKYGIARKK, from the coding sequence ATGGACATTCTAATCATCGAAAATGAGACCTACCTAGCCCAAAGCATCGCCTCAAAACTTGCTGATGTAGGGCACGAATGCCATATTACTTCAATCATAGATCATAATCTCAAAAATGCCTATGACGTTATCCTCATCTCTTCAGGCATTTGCGGGGATCATTATGAAAAATTTATCCGCAACAATGCTAAATCCATCATTATTATGATGATTTCATATGTAAGCGATGATACTGTTAGCAAACCCATCAAAGCAGGTGCAAAAGATTATATTCTCAAGCCATTTATGATTGATGAATTGATTAGAAAAATCGAACACTATCAAAATTACAAAGACATTGTCACGAAAATAAATTTTTATAATTCTTATTTTAATTTTATAGAAAAAGAACTCAACACACCCACACCTTTTCAATATAACCCTCCCTTCGTCATCAAAAGCAACTCTCAACGCAGTGCCGATATTTATGCAATGAAATATGCGAGGGAAAAAAATGTGTATTTTGAGTTTTTTACTCTCAAAGATGATAGATATAAAATTTTTCTTAGAAGTAACCCACCCAAATCAATGATTATCTATATCACAAATCTTGAAGAGCTTAAAAAACAAGAAAGAAAAGAATTTCTTGAAATTGCCTTGAAGTATTCAATGATTATTTCAATTGTAACCACTGATAAAATTGCCTTTCCTCAAGTTATGGATATATCCAACATACCCAATAACCACGAAATCGGTGCAGAAATCCTTTCAATAAAAGACTACGAAAAAGCAATCATAACAAAATTTGAAGGACGCTATCCTGATATTGAGTTGGCAAAAAAACTTGGGATGAGTCGAAAAAGTTTATGGGAGAAAAGAAAAAAATATGGCATTGCAAGAAAAAAATAA
- a CDS encoding bifunctional 2-C-methyl-D-erythritol 4-phosphate cytidylyltransferase/2-C-methyl-D-erythritol 2,4-cyclodiphosphate synthase: MENNLNISLIIMAAGTSSRFCSQMSPNHRIKKQWLRLGHTPLWEKVANDLAKLYDFKQIILAISKEDFAYAKKIYDYKFVCGGKTRQESVQNALEYIQTPLVLISDAARWNLDENVFKNLLNALNEDTDCVVPYLEVPDTATYEGRYIERNSLKLIQTPQLCRTQKLKDALTKGNFTDESSAIWTNGGKIAYIKGSSKLAKLTYENDLNALKELPNPSKEIFCGSGFDVHAFEMNKKMILGGIEIESDFGFKAHSDGDVLLHALTDAILGAIGGGDIGDWFPDTDETHKNADSKLLLKQIYDFAISIGFEIINADITIYAQIPKISPYKSKIRQSVAEILYTDKSRINIKATTTEKLGFIGRKEGIGVSASVNMKFINWKEKIWTF; this comes from the coding sequence ATGGAAAACAATCTGAACATATCCCTAATCATAATGGCAGCGGGAACTTCAAGTCGCTTTTGCTCCCAAATGTCTCCTAATCACAGAATCAAAAAGCAATGGTTGCGTCTAGGGCATACTCCTTTGTGGGAAAAAGTAGCAAATGACCTTGCAAAGCTTTATGATTTCAAACAAATCATTCTTGCAATATCTAAAGAAGATTTTGCCTATGCGAAAAAAATTTATGATTACAAATTCGTGTGCGGAGGGAAAACGCGTCAAGAGTCTGTTCAAAATGCCTTAGAATATATTCAAACCCCGCTTGTACTTATTAGCGATGCAGCCAGATGGAATCTAGATGAAAATGTTTTTAAAAATCTTCTAAATGCCTTGAATGAAGATACCGACTGCGTCGTGCCCTATTTAGAAGTTCCTGATACAGCAACTTATGAAGGGCGCTACATCGAAAGAAACTCTCTGAAATTGATCCAAACCCCACAACTTTGCCGTACTCAAAAACTCAAAGATGCACTCACAAAAGGCAATTTCACCGATGAAAGTTCAGCCATTTGGACAAATGGAGGAAAAATCGCTTATATCAAAGGCAGTTCCAAGCTTGCTAAACTTACTTATGAAAACGACTTGAATGCACTAAAAGAATTGCCCAATCCCTCTAAAGAAATTTTTTGTGGCAGCGGATTTGATGTTCATGCATTTGAAATGAATAAAAAAATGATCCTTGGAGGGATAGAGATAGAATCGGATTTTGGCTTTAAAGCTCATAGCGATGGTGATGTTTTGCTTCACGCGCTCACAGATGCCATACTTGGAGCAATTGGAGGGGGAGATATCGGAGATTGGTTTCCTGATACAGACGAAACGCACAAAAATGCTGATTCTAAGCTCTTGCTTAAACAAATTTATGACTTTGCCATCAGTATAGGGTTTGAAATCATCAATGCTGATATTACTATTTACGCTCAAATCCCTAAAATAAGCCCTTACAAATCAAAAATACGCCAAAGTGTTGCAGAAATTCTCTACACCGACAAATCCCGTATCAATATCAAAGCCACAACAACTGAAAAACTTGGATTTATTGGCAGAAAAGAGGGGATTGGAGTAAGTGCAAGTGTGAATATGAAATTTATTAACTGGAAGGAAAAAATATGGACATTCTAA
- the thiC gene encoding phosphomethylpyrimidine synthase ThiC → MRKEWVEQRKSDKIKTQLHYAKKGIITPEMEYIANKENLSAESICKEVQKGRLIIPANINHMNLEPMGIGVALRTKINSNIGSSSIINSIDEEVEKLKVSIKYGADTVMDLSTGGNLDKIREAIIQASSVPIGTVPMYQILHDVKNDVMKLDIEVMLEVLRKQAEQGVSYFTIHCGFLLEHMPYVSRRKMGIVSRGGSLMASWMMHYHKQNPFYEAYDEILKICQEYDVSLSLGDSLRPGCLADASDAAQFAELKVLGELAKRAYDADVQVMIEGPGHVPLNQIERNVKLQKEYCNEAPFYVLGPLVTDIAAGYDHIASAIGACVAAWKGVAMLCYVTPKEHLGLPNAKDVREGILAYKIAAHAADIARGRIGARDRDDAMSDARYGFDWNKQFELALDPERAREYHDEGLPQEVFKEAEFCSMCGPKFCSYKISQDIFKEYSQDPIQEIQA, encoded by the coding sequence ATGAGAAAAGAATGGGTAGAACAACGTAAGAGTGATAAGATCAAGACACAATTGCATTATGCTAAAAAAGGGATCATTACTCCGGAGATGGAATACATTGCCAATAAAGAAAACCTGAGTGCAGAAAGCATTTGTAAAGAAGTGCAAAAAGGTAGGCTCATCATTCCAGCTAATATCAATCATATGAATTTGGAGCCAATGGGTATCGGAGTGGCACTAAGAACCAAAATCAATTCAAATATTGGAAGTTCTTCTATTATCAATTCGATTGATGAAGAGGTTGAAAAATTAAAAGTCTCAATTAAATATGGCGCAGATACGGTAATGGATCTTTCTACTGGAGGCAATTTAGATAAGATTCGAGAAGCCATCATTCAAGCTTCAAGCGTGCCAATCGGAACCGTTCCTATGTATCAGATTCTTCATGATGTTAAAAATGATGTAATGAAGCTTGATATTGAAGTGATGCTTGAAGTATTGAGAAAGCAAGCTGAGCAAGGGGTGAGTTATTTTACGATTCATTGCGGGTTTTTGTTAGAGCATATGCCTTATGTGAGTAGGAGAAAAATGGGTATTGTCAGTCGAGGTGGGAGTTTGATGGCAAGCTGGATGATGCACTATCACAAGCAAAATCCTTTCTATGAGGCTTATGATGAGATTTTAAAAATTTGTCAAGAATACGATGTAAGCTTAAGTTTGGGGGATTCTTTGCGTCCAGGTTGTTTGGCTGATGCAAGTGATGCAGCTCAATTTGCAGAATTGAAAGTATTGGGTGAGCTTGCAAAAAGGGCTTATGATGCTGATGTGCAAGTGATGATTGAAGGTCCTGGACACGTACCCTTAAATCAAATTGAGCGCAATGTTAAATTGCAGAAAGAATATTGCAATGAAGCTCCTTTTTATGTGCTAGGACCTTTGGTGACAGATATTGCAGCAGGATATGATCATATTGCAAGTGCTATTGGGGCGTGCGTAGCAGCTTGGAAAGGGGTAGCAATGTTATGTTATGTGACCCCAAAAGAACATTTAGGGTTGCCTAATGCCAAAGATGTCAGAGAAGGCATTTTGGCCTATAAGATAGCAGCACACGCAGCCGATATTGCAAGGGGCAGGATAGGGGCAAGAGATAGGGATGATGCGATGAGTGATGCGAGGTATGGTTTTGATTGGAATAAGCAATTTGAGCTTGCTTTAGATCCTGAGCGAGCAAGAGAGTATCACGATGAAGGGCTTCCTCAAGAAGTTTTTAAAGAAGCTGAATTTTGCTCAATGTGCGGACCAAAATTTTGCAGCTATAAAATTAGTCAAGATATTTTTAAAGAATATTCGCAAGATCCCATCCAAGAGATACAAGCTTAA